In Polynucleobacter ibericus, a genomic segment contains:
- a CDS encoding CopD family protein gives MSNAYLWVKTFHIVFITSWFAGLFYLPRIFVNLAEEKNTEAYARLLGMADRLFRFMTILAVPAVLLGLALWLHFGIGRGDAWMHAKLFFVILVIGYHHACLSLLKKFRIGINKRSGVWFRWFNEVPVILLVIIVALVLFKP, from the coding sequence ATGAGCAATGCCTACCTCTGGGTTAAAACCTTTCACATCGTATTTATTACCTCTTGGTTTGCCGGCTTATTTTATTTACCGAGAATTTTTGTGAATCTGGCTGAAGAGAAAAATACTGAGGCTTATGCTCGTTTACTGGGTATGGCTGACCGACTCTTTCGGTTCATGACCATTTTGGCAGTACCAGCAGTATTGCTGGGCCTAGCACTTTGGCTTCATTTTGGTATTGGTCGTGGCGATGCGTGGATGCACGCCAAATTATTTTTTGTAATCTTGGTAATCGGCTACCACCATGCATGTTTAAGCTTGCTCAAGAAATTCCGTATCGGCATCAATAAGCGATCAGGCGTTTGGTTTCGTTGGTTTAACGAAGTTCCGGTGATCTTGCTGGTCATTATTGTGGCTTTGGTGCTGTTTAAGCCATAA
- a CDS encoding outer membrane protein assembly factor BamE, whose amino-acid sequence MALALFGLLGAVGCTSAVDETQRAWMNKIFRPYVPDVVQGNFISSEQYAKLQLGMSREQVRQILGTPLLASYFHANRWDYIFEFKRSGQPISKERRVTIFFNGDKVVKFEGDALPTEIEMVAEIDNYAKTKRSFWDVVTGANKPPVTPPLQQPEVLVPSKTDNLAAGTPIPPANTSSSFWDFFGSSKKGADTPSPQLGPGTLNDVPKPADPK is encoded by the coding sequence GTGGCTCTCGCCCTGTTTGGATTGTTGGGTGCTGTGGGGTGCACCTCTGCAGTTGATGAAACCCAACGCGCTTGGATGAATAAGATTTTTAGGCCATATGTTCCTGACGTTGTTCAGGGTAATTTTATTTCAAGCGAGCAATACGCCAAGTTGCAATTAGGGATGAGTCGCGAACAGGTGCGTCAAATTTTAGGAACTCCTTTATTGGCAAGTTACTTCCATGCAAACCGTTGGGATTACATTTTTGAATTTAAGCGCTCTGGTCAACCGATTAGTAAAGAGCGTCGCGTCACAATCTTCTTTAATGGCGATAAGGTGGTTAAGTTTGAAGGTGATGCACTCCCAACTGAAATTGAAATGGTTGCTGAGATTGATAACTACGCAAAAACAAAGCGCTCGTTTTGGGATGTCGTGACTGGGGCTAATAAGCCACCAGTTACTCCGCCATTGCAGCAACCAGAAGTGTTAGTACCAAGCAAGACGGATAATTTAGCAGCAGGTACACCCATACCGCCGGCCAATACCAGCAGTTCGTTCTGGGACTTTTTTGGTTCTTCAAAAAAGGGTGCAGATACACCATCTCCGCAGTTAGGGCCCGGCACATTAAATGATGTGCCAAAGCCAGCGGATCCCAAATAA
- the lptE gene encoding LPS assembly lipoprotein LptE, whose protein sequence is MSVNQLRRAMLGLIATAPLGGLIACGFRLRGMVDLPFKVIAITGNPSPPLRADLQTAILTGTDAKVAINPKDADLILEITNDINGREILAYNSTGQVSAYRLNIRVGFRAFDLTGAEVVPEAEIYMTRDMDFSVSTVLATDVQMQQFLALMRRDLAIQILRRVAATAKSPQSRAF, encoded by the coding sequence ATGAGCGTAAATCAACTTCGACGTGCAATGCTGGGTTTAATTGCCACTGCACCTCTTGGCGGTCTGATTGCTTGTGGTTTTCGTTTGCGGGGCATGGTCGATTTACCATTTAAGGTGATTGCAATCACCGGTAATCCTTCTCCTCCCCTGAGGGCTGATTTACAAACAGCAATTTTGACGGGTACTGACGCAAAGGTTGCTATTAATCCTAAGGATGCTGATCTCATCCTGGAGATCACGAATGACATTAATGGTCGTGAGATCCTAGCTTATAACTCTACTGGCCAGGTATCAGCCTATCGCTTAAACATTCGTGTTGGCTTTAGAGCTTTTGATTTGACTGGAGCTGAAGTGGTACCAGAAGCTGAGATTTACATGACTCGCGATATGGACTTTAGCGTTTCAACTGTATTGGCAACAGATGTGCAAATGCAGCAGTTCTTGGCGTTAATGCGACGTGACTTGGCAATTCAGATTTTGCGACGTGTTGCAGCTACTGCTAAATCACCACAATCTAGAGCGTTCTAA
- the dapB gene encoding 4-hydroxy-tetrahydrodipicolinate reductase: MKIAIAGATGRMGKMLIEAVLNTADAQLVGALEHTSCPQLGEDAGAFLGKKTGVLISSDVIQVLTNAEFLIDFTRPEGTMAHLAVAEKTGTKMIIGTTGLTTEQIASLKKASTKLAIVFAPNMSVGVNATFKLLEIAAKMLNQGYDIEIIEAHHKHKVDAPSGTALKMGEVIADALGEKLDDVAVYAREGHTGERKEGSIGFATIRGGDIVGDHTVLFAGDGERIEISHKSSSRQSYAQGSLRAARFLQNQNAGLFDMQDVLGLRK; the protein is encoded by the coding sequence ATGAAAATTGCAATTGCAGGCGCAACAGGTCGTATGGGGAAGATGTTGATTGAGGCTGTTCTCAATACAGCGGATGCGCAATTGGTTGGAGCGTTAGAACATACTTCTTGTCCACAGTTGGGTGAAGACGCTGGTGCGTTCTTGGGTAAAAAGACAGGAGTATTGATTTCTTCTGATGTGATTCAAGTATTAACAAATGCAGAGTTCTTAATCGACTTCACTAGGCCTGAAGGCACAATGGCGCATTTGGCTGTTGCTGAAAAGACGGGTACCAAAATGATTATTGGTACTACCGGTCTGACTACTGAGCAAATTGCCAGCCTGAAAAAAGCCTCTACTAAATTGGCAATTGTGTTTGCGCCAAATATGAGCGTGGGTGTCAATGCAACTTTTAAGCTCCTAGAGATCGCTGCCAAGATGCTCAATCAAGGCTATGACATTGAGATTATTGAAGCCCATCATAAGCATAAGGTAGATGCTCCTTCCGGTACTGCACTGAAGATGGGTGAAGTCATTGCAGATGCTCTAGGTGAAAAGCTCGATGATGTTGCGGTGTATGCGCGCGAAGGTCATACCGGCGAACGTAAAGAGGGGTCGATTGGTTTTGCAACTATTCGTGGTGGCGATATTGTCGGAGATCACACTGTTTTATTTGCTGGCGATGGCGAGCGAATTGAAATCAGTCATAAATCTTCAAGCCGTCAGTCCTACGCACAGGGATCACTGCGTGCAGCACGTTTCTTACAAAATCAAAATGCTGGTTTATTCGACATGCAAGATGTGCTTGGTTTACGCAAGTAA
- a CDS encoding rubredoxin — protein MEFKTYMCLICGWVYDEAAGLPDEGIAPGTLWKDVPMNWTCPECGARKEDFEMMAI, from the coding sequence ATGGAATTTAAAACGTATATGTGTTTGATCTGCGGTTGGGTTTATGACGAAGCCGCTGGATTGCCTGATGAAGGCATTGCACCAGGAACACTTTGGAAAGATGTGCCGATGAACTGGACTTGCCCAGAGTGTGGTGCTCGTAAAGAAGATTTTGAAATGATGGCAATTTAA
- the holA gene encoding DNA polymerase III subunit delta, with protein sequence MVKVDALQVHLKSLSSGGALLPLYVFSGDEPLLMMEAMDQLRSAAKKQNFTEREVLLQERGFDWSALLNAGQTMSLFGDKRWVELRIPTGKPGRDGADALKQFASQIASQSTGSEGPDTVVCIVLPRLDGKTKTSAWFSAIDDVGMAIQIDSLDRSHLPQWIAGRLKRQEQAVEAGPEGQRALEFIADQVEGNLIAAHQEILKLGLLYPTGKLTEEQIRSSILKVARYNVFELTEAMLAGDLARLNRMLDGLKGEGEPLVLILWSVTEELRILSKLKVASDAGESVQNLMRANRIWGNKERLYPAALRRVQPLKLRRAMQVAAGLDRQVKGLYAPDLPADPWDGLRLVGNLLR encoded by the coding sequence ATGGTTAAGGTAGATGCCCTGCAAGTACACCTCAAGTCCCTGAGTTCGGGCGGGGCCTTGTTGCCGCTATATGTATTTAGTGGTGATGAGCCCTTGCTCATGATGGAGGCTATGGATCAACTGAGATCTGCCGCCAAGAAGCAAAACTTTACTGAGCGTGAAGTCCTGTTGCAGGAGCGTGGATTTGATTGGAGTGCCCTGTTAAATGCAGGCCAAACCATGTCTTTGTTTGGTGATAAGCGTTGGGTAGAATTGCGCATACCGACTGGAAAGCCTGGGCGTGATGGTGCTGATGCCCTGAAACAGTTTGCATCTCAAATCGCTTCGCAATCAACGGGTTCAGAAGGTCCAGATACCGTGGTTTGCATTGTCCTACCTCGCTTAGACGGCAAGACAAAGACCTCTGCATGGTTTAGCGCTATAGACGATGTTGGCATGGCTATTCAAATTGATTCTTTGGATCGTAGTCACTTGCCTCAGTGGATTGCTGGGAGATTAAAGCGCCAAGAACAAGCAGTTGAAGCTGGTCCAGAAGGTCAACGTGCACTGGAATTTATTGCCGATCAGGTTGAGGGTAATTTAATTGCAGCCCACCAAGAAATTCTGAAGCTGGGTTTGTTGTACCCCACCGGAAAGTTAACTGAAGAGCAAATTCGTTCTTCTATCCTAAAGGTGGCGCGCTATAACGTCTTTGAATTAACCGAAGCAATGCTTGCCGGTGATTTAGCTCGGTTAAATCGGATGCTAGATGGCTTAAAAGGTGAGGGCGAGCCACTCGTGTTGATTCTGTGGAGCGTAACAGAAGAGCTTCGGATACTATCTAAGCTCAAGGTAGCAAGCGATGCTGGTGAGTCTGTGCAAAATCTGATGCGGGCTAACCGTATTTGGGGAAATAAAGAGCGTTTATACCCAGCAGCATTAAGAAGGGTGCAGCCTCTCAAGTTACGCAGAGCAATGCAGGTTGCTGCAGGCTTGGATCGTCAGGTAAAGGGCTTGTATGCACCAGATTTGCCTGCAGATCCCTGGGATGGTTTGCGTTTGGTCGGAAATTTGTTGCGTTAA
- the leuS gene encoding leucine--tRNA ligase — MSKDYDYRSIEAAAQADWEAAQVYQVSENVVDAQGKQKPKYYACSMLPYPSGKLHMGHVRNYTINDVMARQLRMQGYNVLMPMGWDAFGMPAENAAIQNNVPPAKWTYDNIAYMKKQMAAMGLAIDWSREVATCSPDYYRWNQWLFLKMLEKGIAYRKTQVVNWDPIDQTVLANEQVIDGRGWRSGALVEKREIPGYYFNITAYAEQLLSGLDGLGWPERVKTMQQNWIGKSRGVRFAFKHDIADDHGNFIQDGQLYVFTTRADTIMGVTFCAVAAEHPLATKAAANNPELAAFIEKCKTGSVIEADLATQEKEGMFTGLYVTHPLTHEPVPVWVGNYVLMSYGDGAVMGVPAHDERDFAFALKYDLPIKQVIALKGESPMFNATRWEDWYAQKEGVVCFNSAQFDGLSHDEAVSAVAKELEKLGIGEMKTTYRLRDWGISRQRYWGTPIPIIHCGDDSKPGCGAVPVPEADLPVVLPEDCVPDGSGNPLNKRADFLNVNCPKCGKPARRETDTMDTFVDSSWYFMRYTGPNAKTMVDERNEYWMPMDQYIGGIEHAILHLLYARFWTKVMRDLNLITFDEPFQNLLTQGMVLNETYYSEDASGKKTWLNPLDVELDLDEKGRPQGAKLIGDTSNTPVVIGGVEKMSKSKNNGVDPQALIDQYGADTARLFVMFAAPPEQQLEWSGAGVDGASRFLRRVWMYSSSQAGLLRDVTDSLPGNLSDAERELRREVHAILKQANFDYQRRQYNTVVSAAMKMLNILEPIKLDQNAAISPPVLRECLSILLRVLYPVVPHLTHVLWKDLGYEKSFGPLLDAPWPAVDEAALVQTELTLMLQINGKLRGDIKVPADASKEQVETLALQSESAQKVLNGGAPKKVIVVPGRLVNIVA; from the coding sequence ATGAGTAAGGATTACGACTACCGCAGCATTGAAGCGGCAGCGCAAGCTGATTGGGAAGCTGCGCAAGTCTATCAAGTATCAGAGAACGTAGTTGATGCACAAGGTAAGCAAAAGCCAAAGTATTACGCCTGCTCGATGTTGCCTTATCCATCTGGGAAATTGCACATGGGTCATGTGCGCAACTACACGATTAATGATGTGATGGCACGCCAGCTACGCATGCAGGGCTATAACGTTCTCATGCCTATGGGTTGGGATGCATTTGGTATGCCTGCAGAAAATGCTGCGATACAGAACAATGTTCCACCAGCGAAGTGGACTTACGACAACATTGCATACATGAAGAAGCAAATGGCTGCGATGGGTTTAGCCATTGACTGGTCACGTGAAGTTGCAACTTGTAGTCCTGATTACTATCGCTGGAACCAGTGGCTCTTTTTGAAGATGTTGGAAAAAGGTATTGCCTATCGCAAGACTCAAGTAGTAAATTGGGATCCAATTGATCAAACTGTTCTAGCAAATGAACAAGTGATTGATGGTCGTGGCTGGCGCTCTGGTGCATTAGTTGAGAAGCGCGAGATTCCAGGTTATTACTTCAACATCACTGCTTATGCGGAGCAATTACTTTCTGGTTTGGATGGCTTAGGCTGGCCCGAACGCGTCAAGACCATGCAACAAAACTGGATTGGCAAAAGTCGCGGTGTACGTTTTGCTTTTAAACACGATATTGCTGACGACCATGGTAACTTTATTCAAGATGGTCAGTTGTATGTTTTTACTACACGAGCAGACACCATCATGGGTGTTACTTTCTGTGCGGTAGCGGCTGAACATCCTTTGGCAACTAAAGCAGCAGCCAATAATCCAGAGCTCGCCGCATTTATTGAGAAATGCAAAACCGGTAGTGTGATCGAAGCCGATCTAGCTACCCAAGAAAAAGAAGGTATGTTTACCGGTTTGTATGTCACACATCCTTTGACACATGAGCCGGTCCCTGTCTGGGTTGGGAACTATGTATTAATGTCTTATGGCGATGGCGCTGTGATGGGTGTGCCCGCACATGATGAGCGTGACTTCGCGTTTGCCCTGAAGTATGACTTGCCAATTAAACAAGTGATTGCCCTCAAGGGCGAGTCGCCAATGTTTAATGCGACTCGTTGGGAAGATTGGTATGCCCAGAAGGAAGGCGTAGTTTGTTTCAATAGCGCTCAGTTTGATGGGCTATCACATGACGAAGCAGTCAGTGCCGTTGCAAAGGAGTTGGAAAAACTCGGTATTGGTGAAATGAAGACGACTTATCGTTTGCGTGACTGGGGTATTTCTCGTCAGCGTTATTGGGGTACGCCAATTCCGATTATTCATTGCGGCGATGATAGTAAGCCTGGATGCGGTGCAGTACCGGTGCCCGAGGCTGATTTGCCAGTGGTTTTGCCAGAAGATTGCGTACCAGATGGTAGTGGCAATCCGCTTAATAAACGTGCAGACTTTTTAAATGTGAATTGTCCGAAGTGTGGCAAACCTGCTCGTCGTGAAACTGACACGATGGATACCTTTGTGGATTCTTCTTGGTATTTCATGCGCTATACCGGTCCGAATGCGAAGACTATGGTGGATGAGCGCAATGAATATTGGATGCCAATGGATCAATACATTGGCGGTATTGAACATGCAATTTTGCATTTACTCTATGCGCGTTTCTGGACCAAGGTGATGCGTGATCTCAATCTCATTACCTTTGACGAGCCTTTTCAGAATTTGCTCACACAAGGCATGGTTCTAAATGAGACCTACTATTCTGAAGATGCTTCCGGTAAAAAGACTTGGCTTAATCCATTGGATGTGGAGTTAGATCTTGATGAAAAAGGTCGCCCTCAAGGGGCTAAGTTAATAGGTGACACCTCTAATACCCCGGTAGTGATTGGTGGCGTTGAGAAGATGTCTAAGAGTAAGAATAATGGCGTTGATCCTCAGGCTTTGATCGATCAATATGGTGCTGATACTGCTCGTTTATTTGTTATGTTTGCAGCTCCCCCTGAGCAGCAGCTTGAATGGTCTGGCGCTGGTGTGGATGGCGCCTCCCGCTTCTTGCGGCGAGTATGGATGTATTCAAGCAGTCAAGCCGGCTTACTACGCGATGTAACCGATAGCTTGCCTGGTAACTTGAGTGATGCTGAGAGAGAGTTGCGTCGTGAAGTCCATGCGATCTTGAAGCAAGCTAATTTTGACTATCAACGTCGCCAGTACAACACTGTCGTATCGGCTGCAATGAAGATGCTAAATATTCTTGAGCCAATTAAGTTAGATCAAAATGCCGCGATTAGCCCACCAGTCTTGCGCGAGTGTTTGAGTATCTTGTTGCGTGTACTGTACCCAGTAGTCCCTCACTTGACCCATGTGTTGTGGAAAGACTTGGGGTATGAAAAGTCTTTTGGCCCTCTACTCGATGCTCCTTGGCCTGCTGTAGATGAAGCTGCTTTAGTGCAAACAGAGCTTACTTTGATGTTGCAAATTAACGGTAAATTGCGAGGAGATATTAAGGTGCCCGCTGATGCCAGTAAAGAGCAAGTCGAAACTTTGGCACTTCAAAGTGAGTCTGCACAAAAAGTATTAAATGGAGGCGCTCCTAAAAAAGTCATTGTGGTGCCTGGTCGTTTGGTCAATATTGTTGCCTAA
- the fur gene encoding ferric iron uptake transcriptional regulator, with product MPTPEDLRGIGLKATGPRMKILDFFHQNGGTHFSAEDVFMALAKDDKEIGLATVYRVLTQFEQAGLLLRSHFESSKGDSRAIYELNEGQHHDHLVCIDCGHVEEFVDEAIEKRQRDIAKNLGFKLQEHSLAMYGQCQKKNCRNKQPK from the coding sequence ATCCCTACCCCTGAAGATTTACGCGGTATCGGCCTAAAAGCAACCGGGCCACGGATGAAAATCCTCGATTTTTTTCATCAAAACGGTGGCACTCACTTTAGCGCCGAAGACGTCTTTATGGCCCTAGCCAAGGACGACAAAGAGATAGGCTTAGCAACGGTTTATCGAGTTCTTACCCAGTTTGAGCAGGCAGGCCTTCTCCTTCGGAGTCACTTTGAATCCAGCAAGGGTGATAGCAGGGCGATTTATGAGCTCAATGAGGGCCAACACCACGATCATTTAGTTTGTATTGATTGTGGTCATGTTGAAGAGTTTGTAGATGAAGCTATTGAGAAAAGGCAGCGAGATATCGCTAAAAACCTCGGTTTTAAGCTTCAAGAGCATTCTTTGGCAATGTATGGCCAATGCCAGAAGAAGAATTGCCGCAACAAACAGCCCAAATAA
- a CDS encoding THUMP domain-containing class I SAM-dependent RNA methyltransferase, with protein sequence MRFFVVCPGGLEVPLAQELAEIAGRPECKALGAWVIDPTPTSPTGGVGLAAPLSAAMALNLHSRIASRVLLQMAQSPYRQEEDLYKLASGLAWEEWFTSKQTLRVDVTAHRSPLKSLNFATLKIKDAIVDRLRDVTGDRPSIDTAFPDVRVQAHLTSTQVTIYLDTSGEALFKRGWRDEKGDAPLKENLAAGILSITAWKPGQALFDPMCGSGTFLIEAAQMTLSIPPGAIRAGMYGDDAKPSRLAYRPLVTSAHGFGFQRLKPFNETTEQKRWVDLKEAVLAQMLEKRKQYPSVDALKISGGDINEKLVSMFKGNWQRAQLPDQPAVRQVDALAAKPPGGISEGVMLLNPPYGERLVIKGGRGQDRASAQNEQYDDVDEPENRFEMNLETGRQSAKRSSRESLKKLQAQEEQDPKFVEFLRQFGQHLKDDFGGWNIFVLTADMALPGQLRIKESKRTPLFNGPLECRLFKFEMHVKRPA encoded by the coding sequence ATGAGATTTTTTGTAGTTTGCCCAGGCGGTTTGGAAGTTCCGCTTGCACAGGAGCTGGCAGAGATTGCTGGACGCCCAGAATGTAAGGCATTGGGAGCATGGGTCATTGATCCCACCCCAACTAGTCCTACAGGCGGTGTTGGCCTTGCCGCACCATTATCAGCTGCCATGGCGCTGAACTTGCATTCACGGATTGCAAGCCGTGTACTGTTGCAAATGGCGCAATCCCCTTATAGGCAAGAAGAAGACCTATATAAGTTAGCTAGTGGTTTGGCATGGGAGGAGTGGTTTACCTCTAAGCAAACTTTACGCGTGGATGTCACAGCGCATCGCTCTCCATTAAAGAGTTTAAATTTTGCAACACTCAAAATTAAAGATGCGATTGTGGATCGCTTGCGTGATGTAACAGGTGATCGACCCAGTATTGATACTGCTTTTCCGGATGTTCGGGTACAAGCCCATTTAACGTCAACCCAAGTCACAATCTATCTAGATACCTCAGGTGAAGCCTTGTTTAAGCGCGGTTGGCGTGATGAAAAAGGAGATGCACCCCTAAAAGAAAATTTAGCTGCAGGTATTCTTTCAATCACTGCTTGGAAACCTGGCCAGGCTTTATTTGATCCGATGTGCGGTAGTGGCACCTTTTTGATTGAAGCTGCCCAAATGACTTTGTCCATTCCGCCAGGTGCGATTCGTGCGGGAATGTATGGTGATGATGCCAAGCCAAGTCGTTTGGCTTATCGCCCACTGGTGACCTCTGCCCACGGTTTCGGGTTTCAAAGGTTGAAGCCTTTCAATGAAACTACTGAGCAAAAGCGCTGGGTAGATTTAAAAGAAGCCGTACTTGCGCAGATGCTAGAAAAGCGTAAACAATACCCGAGTGTTGATGCATTAAAAATTAGTGGCGGCGATATTAATGAAAAATTAGTATCGATGTTCAAGGGTAATTGGCAAAGAGCGCAGTTACCAGATCAACCGGCAGTTCGCCAGGTTGATGCTTTAGCTGCCAAGCCACCAGGCGGTATTAGTGAGGGTGTGATGTTATTAAATCCTCCCTATGGCGAGCGTCTGGTGATTAAGGGTGGTCGGGGACAAGACCGTGCTTCTGCTCAAAATGAGCAATACGATGATGTTGATGAGCCTGAAAATCGCTTTGAGATGAATCTAGAAACAGGGCGTCAAAGCGCTAAGCGTTCAAGTCGTGAGTCTTTGAAGAAGTTGCAAGCACAAGAAGAGCAGGATCCAAAGTTTGTTGAGTTTTTACGCCAGTTTGGACAGCATCTTAAGGACGATTTTGGTGGATGGAATATATTTGTTCTGACTGCGGATATGGCTCTGCCGGGACAATTGCGTATTAAAGAATCCAAGCGCACACCTTTATTTAATGGCCCGCTTGAGTGTCGTTTATTCAAGTTTGAAATGCATGTCAAGCGACCGGCTTAA
- a CDS encoding glutamate-5-semialdehyde dehydrogenase, whose translation MSSAIKEMMQDIGMRARAASRAMARASSEQKNQSLLHIAKVVRQKSDEIQKVNQVDVERAKANRQDAAFIDRLTMTPKTIETMALGLEQIVSLEDPIGKITPLQKQASGIELGQMRVPLGVIGIIYESRPNVTIDAAALCLKSGNAVILRGGSEAIDSNTLLAQIIQDGLAAAGLPKDAVQVVTTTDRSAVGEMITMTQYIDVIVPRGGKSLIARLIAEARVPMIKHLDGICHTYIDAEADIAMAVKVCDNAKTQRYAPCNAMETLLVNQEIANQVLPILCKIYQDKGVELRVDQLTRKTLEANGFQNLVDAKEEDWQTEYLAPILSIKTVANIDEAMNHIEQYGSKHTDAIITNNKAKADRFLREVDSASVMVNASTRFADGFEYGLGAEIGISNDKLHARGPVGLDGLTSLKYIVMGHGEIRT comes from the coding sequence ATGAGTTCAGCTATTAAAGAAATGATGCAGGATATCGGGATGCGAGCGCGAGCTGCATCGCGTGCAATGGCGCGTGCATCTAGCGAGCAAAAGAATCAATCGTTATTACACATTGCTAAAGTCGTTCGTCAAAAATCAGATGAAATACAAAAGGTGAATCAAGTAGATGTAGAGCGTGCTAAGGCTAATAGGCAAGATGCTGCCTTTATTGATCGCTTAACCATGACTCCAAAAACTATTGAAACGATGGCGCTCGGGCTAGAGCAAATTGTTTCTTTGGAGGATCCGATTGGAAAAATTACGCCATTACAAAAGCAAGCCTCAGGAATTGAACTTGGTCAGATGCGAGTTCCGCTCGGTGTGATTGGCATTATTTATGAGTCTCGTCCTAATGTCACCATTGATGCAGCTGCCCTCTGCTTAAAGTCAGGTAATGCAGTGATTTTGCGTGGCGGTTCAGAGGCAATTGATTCTAATACCCTGTTAGCTCAAATTATTCAGGATGGCCTAGCTGCCGCTGGATTGCCTAAAGATGCGGTACAAGTAGTGACGACAACGGATCGCAGTGCGGTGGGTGAGATGATCACCATGACTCAATATATTGATGTGATCGTGCCACGTGGCGGCAAGAGCTTGATTGCCCGATTAATAGCTGAAGCGCGCGTTCCAATGATTAAGCATTTAGATGGTATTTGTCATACCTATATTGATGCTGAAGCTGATATAGCAATGGCTGTGAAGGTTTGCGATAACGCCAAGACCCAAAGATATGCCCCATGTAATGCGATGGAGACCTTGCTAGTAAATCAAGAGATTGCTAATCAAGTATTGCCAATTTTGTGCAAGATTTATCAAGATAAGGGCGTTGAGCTACGGGTCGATCAATTAACTCGTAAGACTCTTGAAGCTAATGGCTTTCAGAATTTAGTTGATGCCAAAGAAGAAGATTGGCAAACAGAATATTTAGCGCCAATCTTGTCTATCAAAACGGTAGCCAATATTGATGAGGCCATGAATCATATTGAGCAATATGGCAGCAAGCATACGGATGCCATTATTACGAATAACAAGGCCAAAGCTGATCGTTTCTTGCGTGAGGTAGATAGTGCGAGTGTGATGGTGAATGCCAGCACGCGCTTTGCCGATGGCTTTGAATATGGCTTGGGAGCTGAAATCGGGATTTCAAATGACAAGCTACATGCTCGTGGCCCTGTTGGTTTAGATGGTTTGACCTCCTTGAAATATATCGTCATGGGTCATGGCGAGATTCGCACTTAA